From Erigeron canadensis isolate Cc75 chromosome 8, C_canadensis_v1, whole genome shotgun sequence, one genomic window encodes:
- the LOC122610427 gene encoding probable carboxylesterase 18, which yields MVLTPTTPKLDLPFQTRISLAVIGMYIDLTQKKDGTVRRWLANLFPPRDPTPVDDTINSYDVIVNKTSNIWFRVYIPKGHKVEDLPLFAYFHGGGYSLLSADVKMYDDLCTDLAVKFPCVVVSADYRLAPEKKYPTQYQDGIEVLKFLDNPENLAKCGLENANISRCFIAGDSSGGNLAHSVNLSACLTKFEQLKVVGLVTIQPFFGGEERTKSEIELDFKVPFLNTQRTDMFWKALMPEGEEYNRDHPSINVSGPRAVDITKLDYPETMLVVGGFDVLKDWQIKYYEWLQESGKKVHLANYPNMFHDFCSFPELPEYDQLITEMREFVYKLFNKVCSQLY from the exons atggTACTTACACCTACAACTCCCAAACTCGACCTGCCTTTCCAAACAAGAATTTCACTAGCTGTTATAGGCATGTATATCGACTTAACACAGAAAAAAGATGGAACAGTTCGTCGATGGCTCGCTAATTTATTTCCGCCCAGAGACCCCACACCCGTAGACGATACTATCAACTCCTATGACGTCATCGTGAATAAAACTTCCAACATTTGGTTCCGTGTATATATTCCTAAAGGACACAAAGTTGAAGATCTGCCGCTTTTTGCATATTTTCACGGAGGCGGATATTCCCTCCTATCCGCTGATGTGAAGATGTATGATGATTTATGTACGGATTTGGCAGTAAAATTTCCTTGTGTTGTTGTTTCCGCTGATTATCGTCTTGCCCCTGAGAAAAAATATCCTACACAATATCAAGATGGAATTGAAGTGCTGAAATTTCTTGACAATCCAGAGAACCTCGCAAAATGTGGTCTTGAAAATGCCAATATTTCTCGTTGTTTTATTGCTGGAGATAGTTCGGGTGGAAACCTAGCTCATTCTGTTAATCTAAGCGCTTGCCTAACCAAGTTCGAACAActcaag GTGGTCGGTTTGGTGACGATTCAACCATTTTTTGGAGGAGAGGAGCGAACAAAGTCTGAAATTGAACTTGATTTTAAAGTACCTTTCTTGAACACCCAAAGAACGGATATGTTCTGGAAAGCGTTGATGCCAGAAGGTGAAGAATATAACCGCGATCATCCAAGCATCAACGTTAGTGGCCCTAGGGCAGTAGACATAACAAAATTGGATTATCCAGAAACCATGTTAGTTGTAGGAGGGTTTGATGTTCTAAAAGATTGGCAGATAAAGTACTACGAGTGGCTGCAAGAGTCTGGAAAAAAAGTACACTTAGCGAACTATCCAAACATGTTTCATGATTTTTGTAGTTTTCCGGAACTGCCAGAATATGATCAACTTATCACTGAAATGAGGGAATTTGTGTACAAGCTCTTTAATAAGGTATGCTCTCAGCTATATTGA